The Cellulosilyticum sp. I15G10I2 nucleotide sequence AGCACAAGAAGACCTTGAAAAAACTCTTGTGGATAATGGGATGACAATCGTAGAAGTTGATAAAGAGGCATTTAAAGAAGCCGCTGAATCTGCATATGATAAGATGGGCTGGAAGGAACTTCGTGGTGAAATTTATAAAGAAGCAGGACTTAATTAACAGTAGATCTGGAGGCAAGAAATGAAAGCAGTCTATGAAAAATTTTGCAAACTAGAAAAAGTGATGGCAAGTGTATTGCTTGCAGGTATCATGGTGCTTGTTTTTGCAGCAGCGATGTTTCGAACATTCAAGTATCCATTAAACTGGGCACAGGATGCAGCGTTGGTAGCATTTGCCTGGATGGTGTTTATGGGAAGTGATCTTGCAATCAGAACAACAGGTTTTATTGGAATTGATGTTCTGCTTCGTAAGTTTCCGCCAAAGGTCCGCAAGATCTTGGATATTCTTTTTAAACTGATTATCATTGGCTTTTTAATGGTACTGGTAGTATATGGTGTTGTTATGGTTCAGACAGGTTATCAGAGACAGATCAATACGTTACATATTAGCTATGCATGGGTTACAGCAGCTGTTCCAGTAGGTGCACTGTGCATGATCATATCTACAGTTACAAAATTAGTAGAAGTAATAAAAACAAAAGCAGATGATTTAGGAAGGCGGGGAAACTAGTGGGATATGCAATATTAATCTTTCTGATTCTTTTGATACTTGGAATGCCGGTAGCATTTTCAATTGGTATTTCAGGATTATCATTTTTCCTAATTCGTGACTTACCAATGGCTGTTCTAGTGCAAAAATCAATTTCAACAACCCAGAGTTTTACTATGCTTGCAATTCCTCTATTTATTCTTGCAGGAAATCTGATGAATAGTAC carries:
- a CDS encoding TRAP transporter small permease, whose product is MKAVYEKFCKLEKVMASVLLAGIMVLVFAAAMFRTFKYPLNWAQDAALVAFAWMVFMGSDLAIRTTGFIGIDVLLRKFPPKVRKILDILFKLIIIGFLMVLVVYGVVMVQTGYQRQINTLHISYAWVTAAVPVGALCMIISTVTKLVEVIKTKADDLGRRGN